From a region of the Phycisphaerae bacterium genome:
- the pglZ gene encoding BREX-1 system phosphatase PglZ type B, producing MNAATSLLDAVIESFAATSRHQTGVEEPPAAILWADPRAEWKPIIRPLRERLPQVLIFGEYAPDQFQGPAIWLKCVIARTLDEVKLPENVVPIIYMPGVSRQSLRAGEECPRELQPLVELQFRGTVWTQKNGRDWSVEAMLTSDEGLGLDVAKDARTKQSLHASLHVLATTPIAHLTGKRLEAEDFDKLMVGDHPRDLLMWMSDPDTVRNRMTDEGKWHAFKNRCRDDYGFDADTDGELVAGERLGIHEDAAWEGLWSRFCESPALYAGLPDLLDRSKPSTLTFDAEPWPAENDKAEERLRIEMLGMAELDEAAARQKIGDLEKQHGVRRAWVWAKLGKCPLAFALSHLAKLADATERHLGGDTPDDMAKLYVDGAFLADDAAMKAPAAVKANNDEQAVTAAVRALYLNWANDAACRLQQVTQMNPLPSAGEQPGIEAGAGCVILFADGLRFDLGQRLRANLEERGLRVTMSRRWAALPSVTATAKPAVSPVVERVKGVGLPETFAPENTDGQPLTTPRFRKLIEDAGYQVIDAGETGNAGEPDARGWTEFGRIDRHGHELKARLVGQLADELDRLTERVVELIEAGWTSVRIVTDHGWLLMPGGLPRHDLPKYLTESKWSRCATIKGESKVTVPKAGWHWNRAAEFASAPGISCFSAGQEYAHGGISLQECVIPDLTVEPVGGAGGPKASIVDVQWLGLRCRVTVDPPDTTLQVDVRTKPNAADSSIVATLKPVGDDGKAGVVVEDEDLQGTAAVVVLIDASGRLVAKHQTTVGGDD from the coding sequence ATGAACGCGGCTACCAGCCTATTGGATGCTGTGATCGAATCGTTTGCGGCCACGTCCAGGCATCAGACAGGCGTGGAGGAACCGCCGGCCGCGATCCTCTGGGCCGATCCACGAGCCGAATGGAAACCCATCATCCGTCCGCTTCGCGAGCGCCTGCCGCAGGTGCTCATCTTCGGCGAATACGCTCCGGACCAGTTTCAGGGGCCGGCCATCTGGTTGAAATGCGTGATCGCCCGCACGCTCGATGAGGTCAAACTGCCTGAGAATGTGGTCCCGATCATTTACATGCCGGGTGTGAGCCGGCAGTCGCTTCGGGCCGGCGAGGAATGCCCGCGCGAGCTGCAGCCGCTCGTCGAGTTGCAGTTTCGGGGGACGGTCTGGACACAGAAGAACGGCCGTGACTGGAGCGTCGAGGCGATGCTCACGTCGGATGAAGGCCTTGGGCTCGATGTAGCCAAGGATGCCCGGACGAAACAGTCGCTCCATGCCTCGCTGCACGTGCTGGCGACCACTCCCATTGCCCATCTGACGGGCAAGCGGCTGGAAGCGGAAGACTTCGACAAGCTGATGGTCGGCGACCATCCACGCGACCTGCTGATGTGGATGAGCGACCCCGACACGGTCCGAAACCGCATGACCGACGAGGGCAAGTGGCACGCGTTCAAAAACCGTTGCCGCGACGACTACGGGTTTGACGCGGATACCGACGGCGAGCTGGTTGCCGGCGAACGGCTGGGCATACACGAGGACGCGGCATGGGAGGGGCTGTGGAGCCGGTTCTGCGAATCGCCGGCACTGTATGCCGGGCTGCCCGACCTGCTCGATCGCTCGAAGCCGAGCACACTGACGTTCGACGCGGAACCCTGGCCGGCGGAGAACGACAAGGCGGAGGAGCGGCTCCGCATCGAGATGCTCGGGATGGCGGAGCTGGATGAGGCCGCGGCGCGGCAAAAGATCGGGGACCTTGAGAAACAGCATGGCGTTCGCCGGGCGTGGGTGTGGGCGAAGCTCGGCAAGTGCCCGCTTGCGTTCGCGTTGTCGCACCTGGCGAAACTCGCGGATGCGACGGAACGGCATCTGGGCGGCGATACGCCCGACGACATGGCGAAGCTATACGTGGATGGGGCATTCCTAGCGGACGACGCGGCCATGAAGGCACCGGCGGCCGTCAAGGCGAACAACGACGAGCAGGCCGTCACGGCTGCTGTTCGCGCCCTGTACCTGAACTGGGCCAATGATGCTGCCTGCCGGCTTCAGCAGGTGACTCAAATGAACCCGCTCCCGAGCGCGGGGGAGCAGCCGGGTATCGAGGCGGGAGCCGGATGTGTCATCCTGTTCGCCGATGGGTTGCGGTTCGATTTGGGGCAGCGTTTGCGGGCTAACCTGGAGGAACGCGGGTTACGGGTAACCATGTCACGGCGCTGGGCGGCGTTGCCATCCGTAACGGCGACGGCCAAACCGGCGGTTTCGCCGGTGGTGGAGCGCGTCAAAGGTGTGGGGTTGCCGGAGACGTTCGCCCCGGAGAATACGGACGGACAGCCGCTCACAACCCCGCGATTCCGAAAACTGATCGAAGATGCCGGTTATCAGGTGATTGATGCCGGCGAGACCGGAAATGCCGGTGAACCGGACGCCCGCGGGTGGACCGAATTCGGCCGGATTGACCGTCACGGGCATGAGCTGAAAGCACGGCTGGTCGGACAGTTGGCGGATGAGCTGGATCGGCTCACGGAACGCGTGGTCGAACTGATTGAGGCCGGCTGGACATCGGTGCGGATAGTCACGGACCATGGTTGGCTGCTGATGCCGGGTGGCCTGCCGAGACACGATCTGCCCAAGTACCTGACGGAATCGAAGTGGTCGCGATGTGCGACCATCAAGGGAGAATCGAAGGTTACCGTGCCCAAAGCAGGGTGGCATTGGAACCGGGCAGCCGAGTTCGCTTCGGCTCCGGGGATTTCCTGTTTCTCCGCCGGTCAGGAATACGCCCACGGGGGAATCAGCCTGCAGGAGTGCGTGATTCCCGATTTGACGGTCGAGCCCGTGGGGGGCGCCGGCGGACCGAAGGCGTCGATTGTAGATGTGCAATGGCTCGGCCTGCGCTGCCGGGTGACGGTGGATCCACCAGACACGACCCTGCAAGTCGATGTTCGCACGAAACCTAATGCCGCAGACTCCAGCATTGTGGCCACGTTAAAGCCGGTCGGCGACGACGGTAAGGCTGGCGTCGTTGTCGAAGACGAGGACCTCCAGGGGACGGCTGCGGTCGTGGTTCTGATCGACGCGTCCGGCCGCCTGGTCGCCAAGCATCAGACAACAGTCGGTGGAGATGATTGA
- a CDS encoding DUF4276 family protein has protein sequence MVKAIAIYIEGGGDTAETLVPFRTGMSAFLKPIVGEVRKRGIRWRVIPCGGRQQAYDAFVDAMEKERDVYNVLLVDSEDPIAIGAKPWDHVKHREGDKWNKPTGADDARLQMMVACMEAWFLADPDGLKKHFGGNFNEGALPPANQAESRTKTVIADALTKATKPTKAKEYQKIRDGAKLLEKVDPIKVREHCKWCERLFAALNKAIGVEA, from the coding sequence GTGGTAAAGGCAATCGCCATTTACATCGAGGGCGGAGGTGATACGGCCGAGACACTTGTCCCGTTTCGCACCGGGATGTCCGCCTTTTTGAAGCCGATCGTGGGCGAAGTGCGCAAGCGCGGGATTCGATGGCGTGTCATCCCGTGCGGTGGACGACAGCAGGCATACGACGCCTTCGTTGATGCCATGGAAAAGGAACGCGACGTTTACAACGTCCTACTGGTTGATTCGGAGGACCCCATCGCGATCGGCGCGAAGCCCTGGGATCATGTGAAGCATCGTGAGGGCGACAAGTGGAACAAGCCAACTGGGGCCGATGATGCGCGACTTCAAATGATGGTGGCGTGCATGGAAGCATGGTTCCTGGCGGATCCGGACGGCCTGAAGAAGCACTTTGGTGGTAACTTCAATGAAGGTGCATTACCGCCGGCCAACCAGGCTGAGTCGCGCACGAAGACAGTGATTGCCGACGCACTCACCAAGGCAACAAAGCCGACGAAAGCTAAGGAGTATCAGAAGATTCGCGATGGCGCCAAGCTGCTGGAGAAGGTCGATCCGATCAAAGTGCGGGAGCACTGCAAGTGGTGCGAACGCCTTTTTGCAGCCCTCAACAAGGCCATTGGAGTTGAGGCATGA